The following coding sequences are from one Triticum dicoccoides isolate Atlit2015 ecotype Zavitan chromosome 4A, WEW_v2.0, whole genome shotgun sequence window:
- the LOC119284547 gene encoding serine/threonine-protein kinase RIPK-like has protein sequence MARSAWRSLFGCFSSHAEAAAAAGKGEKMSKASKKKKSKKKVAAAGKAPRPGRSLHGRMSFSDLSMGGGMVSPEDLSLSLAGSDLHVFTIAELRAVTRDFSMTNFIGEGGFGPVYKGYVDEKVKPGLRAQPVAVKLLDLEGNQGHNEWLTEVIFLGQLRHPHLVKLIGYCYEDEHRLLVYEFMTRGSLEKLLFKKYAASLQWSTRLKIALGAAKGLAFLHEAENPVIYRDFKTSNILLDSDYKAKLSDFGLAKDGPEEDETHVSTRVMGTQGYAAPEYIMTGHLTAKSDVYGFGVVLLELLTGRKSVDKSRPPREQNLVDWARPYLNDSRRLDRVMDPNLAGQYAGGAAQKAAALAYKCVSLNPKSRPHMSAVVSALEPLLALEEDSLAGPFVYVAPAENGNSGGGREGRHRRRAGRRKSGDAAESVAVVVERE, from the exons ATGGCGAGGTCGGCGTGGAGGTCCCTCTTCGGCTGCTTCAGCTCGCACGCCGAGGCCGCGGCCGCCGCCGGCAAGGGCGAGAAGATGAGCAAggcctccaagaagaagaagagcaagaagaaggtggcggcggcggggaaggcgcCTCGGCCGGGCCGGTCGCTGCACGGCCGGATGTCCTTCTCGGACCTCAGCATGGGCGGCGGCATGGTGTCGCCGGAGGACCTGTCGCTGTCTCTGGCGGGGTCGGACCTGCACGTCTTCACCATCGCCGAGCTGCGCGCCGTCACCAGGGACTTCTCCATGACCAACTTCATCGGCGAGGGCGGCTTCGGCCCCGTCTACAAGGGCTACGTCGACGAGAAGGTCAAGCCGGGGCTCCGCGCGCAGCCCGTCGCCGTCAAGCTGCTCGACCTCGAGGGCAACCAGGGCCACAACGAGTGGCTG ACCGAAGTCATATTCCTGGGGCAGTTGAGGCATCCTCACCTGGTCAAACTGATCGGTTACTGCTACGAGGACGAGCACAGGCTCCTCGTGTACGAGTTCATGACCAGGGGCAGCCTAGAGAAGCTTCTCTTCAAAA AATACGCGGCGTCGTTGCAATGGTCAACACGGCTGAAGATCGCCCTCGGCGCCGCCAAAGGGTTGGCGTTCCTCCATGAGGCCGAGAACCCGGTCATCTACCGGGACTTCAAGACCTCCAACATCCTGCTAGACTCG GATTACAAAGCGAAGCTATCGGATTTCGGGCTAGCCAAAGATGGACCAGAGGAAGACGAGACGCACGTCTCCACCCGGGTCATGGGCACGCAGGGCTACGCCGCACCGGAGTACATCATGACAG GGCATCTGACGGCCAAGAGCGACGTGTACGGTTTCGGCGTGGTGCTGCTGGAGCTGCTCACCGGGCGCAAGTCGGTGGACAAGAGCCGGCCGCCGCGGGAGCAGAACCTGGTggactgggcgcgcccctacctcaacgACTCCCGGCGCCTGGACCGCGTCATGGACCCCAACCTCGCGGGGCAGTATGCCGGCGGGGCCGCACAGAAGGCCGCGGCCCTGGCGTACAAGTGCGTCAGCCTCAACCCCAAGTCCCGCCCGCACATGTCCGCCGTCGTCAGCGCGCTCGAGCCGCTCCTCGCGCTCGAGGAGGATAGCCTCGCCGGGCCCTTCGTGTACGTTGCGCCGGCTGAGAACGGgaacagcggcggcggcagggagggGCGCCACAGGAGGCGAGCGGGCCGGAGGAAGTCCGGAGACGCGGCCGAGTCGGTGGCCGTTGTTGTTGAGCGCGAGTGA